TGGATGGTCGGGCCGAGCTGGTTGTCGTTCTCCGCGCCGATCGCCTGCAGCTGCTTGGTGAGCTGGGCGACGTTGTCGAGCAGCTGGCGCAGCAGCCCCTGCCGCTCCATCACCCGGTTCGCGATGGCCTCACCCTGGGTGATCACCAGCAGCACACTGTTGCGGTTGTCGCCCAGGATCTGGGTGACCCGGTTCAGGTCCTTGAGCAGGCTGTCCACCTCGTCGCGGCGGGTGTCCATCACCTTGGCCAGCGCGCCGACACTGTCGAGCGCCTGCGCCATCAGCTGCGGCGAATCGCCCATCTGCTGATTGATCAGGTTCAGCGACTCGGACAGCTTCTTGGTGTCGAGCGCCTCGAACTTCGGCGTGCCGACCTGCACCACATCGGCGAGGTTGTACGGAACGGCGGTGTTGGACACCGGGATTCGGCCGCCCTTCAGGCCGGTGCCGTCGCCGGGCTCCAGATCCACATACCGGGCGCCGAGCAGCGTCGCCATCTTGATCGAGGCGCGCGCGTCCGGCCCGAGCTTGACCCCGTTGTCGACGCTCAGCGTCAGCAGCACGTGGTCGCCCTCGAGTTTCGCGCCGTCCACCCGGCCGCTCGTCACGCCCGCGATGGCCACCCGGTCGCCGACCTTGATGCCCGCGGCCTGCACGAACTCGGCCTTGATCGACTGCTCACCGACGCCGAGCAGCTTGATCGCGCTGGAGGCGAGCAGCAGCGCGACGATGAGCGCACCGCCGATGATGCCGAGCCAGAAGTAGCGGTTGTTGTCGAACTTGGTCTTGAGCTTGCTCATCATGGGCGGCACACCGCCGAGTGCGAAGTGCCACCGATCTGCGAGAACAGACCGCGCGGGAACAGCACGCCGTACAGCGAGACGTCCAAGCCGCACAGGTAGGCGTTGGCGTAGCCGCCCTCGGAGGTGTGCTTGCCGCCGATCGAGACGATGTTGGGCAGGTCGACCGCCATCTGGTCGAGCTTGGCGCCGTTGTTCAGCAGTAGCGTGAGTGCCGCGCTGGTGGAGTTCTGCGCGGTCTGCAGCTTCGGCTGGATGTTGCCGACCATGTCCACCAGCGAACTGGTGGCGTTGGCGATCTGCACGGTCGAGGACTGCAACGACTGCCCCTGCTCGTACAACCCGCCGATCAAGGCCCGGGTCTGGGTCACCAGGGTCTCCAATTCATCACCTCGTTTGGCCAACCCCGACATCACGCCGGACAGGTTGACGATCACGTCGGACAGGATCGCGTCCCGCCGCTGGAAATCGGTGGCCAGCTGCGCGGCCTGCACGATGAACGCGCTCAACGAGACCCCGTCGCCCTGCAGGGCCTGGATGAAAGTCTCGGACAACCGGTTCACCTGCTCGGGCTGCAGCGCCTGGAACAGCGGCTGAAAACCGTTGAGCAGCCCGGACACATCGAACGACGGCTCGGTGCGCTCCAGCGGAATCGATCCGTTGTTCTTCAGCTGCGCCGGGCTCGGCGCCTTGCCCGGCGCCAGCGCGACATACCGCTGCCCGATCAGGTTCTGGTAGCGCACCAGGGCTTTGGTGTCGTCGAACAGGGTTTGATCCCGCTGCACGACGAAGGTCACCTTCGCCACCTGCTTCTTGGACTTCGGGTCGCGGTTCAGCTCGATCTTCTCGACCTTGCCGACCCGCACGCCGGCCATTCGGACATCGTCGCCGGTGTGCAGGCCGAGCACATCGGAGAACGTCGCGGAGTAGGTGTTGGTGTCGCCCTGGACGATGCGCGCCAAGGTATTCCAGACGACGACCGTCACCAGGATGGAGACGAGCGCGAAGATGCCGAACCCGATCAGCGGCTTTTTTATACTCATCGGCTCGCCTCGCTCTGGGCCACGTGCATGGTCCCGCCCTTCAAGATCGAGCTCAACAGCAGGTATTCGGCGGTGGTCGGCTGCCGCCCGAGCAGCTGGGTGATCGCGGCATCGCCCTGGTAGGAGATCTCCCCGACCTTCGGCGCGCCCGCCGGTGCGGCGGCCGGCGGCACCGGGCCCGGCGCGGGCGCCGGAGCGGGCTGCCCGCCGAGCAGACCGGGCAGCATCGGGAACAGGCCCTCCAGCGGCGTGCCCGCGAACGGACGCGGCTCGCCGGCCACCGGGCCCGCGGCGGTCGCCGGGTTGGGCATGGTGACACCCGGGATCAGCGGCAGGCCCGGCATCGGCACCACCGGGGGCAGACCGGCGGCCGATTCCAGCGCGCGCGGCTTCAGCTTGTCCGGCAGCGGCGGCAGTTCGTTCACCGCGGGCGCGGTGGCGCAGCTCGGTCCGGCCAGCTCGCCGTAGCGCGGGCAGTCGGCCACGGTGTACGGCTTGTACGGCGTGAGCGTGATACCCGCGTTCCAGCGCTGCTGCTGTTGCGGACCCCAGGTGAAGGTGGTGTCCATCCGGCGCACCATCTCACTGAGATTCAGGATCGTGTTGGTGATCGCGGACGGATCCGCGGCCACCGCGCCGAACATATCGCTCGTGCCCGCGGTGACCTGCTTGCCCACATCACCGTTGCGCGCGAACAGATCGTTCACGGTGTCGACCGTGCTGCTGGTGCCGGTGATCAACGCGACGAGATCGGTGCGCCGGTCGGCGATGGTGCGCGCGGTATCGACGGAAGTGCCGAGCACGTCGAGCAATTCGGGCGCGGACTGGTTCAGCGCGTGCATCGACGCGGACAGGTCACCGAGCATCACCCCGAGGTTCGGGATGGAGTCGTCCACCGACTGCAACCAGCGATCGAACCGTTCGACGGTGGAGCCGGGCATCCGGCCGCTGCCGTCGAGCGCCTGCGAGAGCGTGCCGAGCACGCGCCCGAACTGCATCGGATCGATCCGGTCCAGGATGTTGCGCACCGTGGTCAGGGTGTCCTGCAGCGCGAGCGTGCCCGCGCTGCGGTCCTCCTCGATGACCGAGCCCTCGCGCAGGAACTGATCGGCCGGGCCGTTGAAGACCAGCTCGACCGAGGTGACCGCGAACAGGTTGCTCGGCACCACCCGCGCGGTGACGTTCGACGGAACGCCCTTCGCGAACTCGGGTTTCATCTCGATCTGCACCTTCTGCAGCTCGCCTTTGGCCGCGACCTCGACGTCGGCGACCTCGCCGACGAGCACGCCACGGAACTTGACGTCCGCCTTCTCCGGCAGGCCGTCACCGGTGGTGGTGAGGTTCGCGACGACGTTGACCTTGTCGACGAAGTAACCGGTGTAGCGGCCCATCAAGAACGCCAGCACGATCGCGAAGACGACCAGCCCGCCGACACCCGCGAGGAGCAGCTGGCGCATGGTGGGACCACGCCCACTCGGATCAATGATCATCTCGTCCTACCCTGAGATCCGGATTCCGGCGGTGACGCCCCAGATCGCCAATGTCATGAACAGATTCGCGAACACGACCGCGATGATGCACACCTTGATCGCCCGGCCGGCCGCGACACCGACACCCTCCGGCCCGCCGGAGGCGAAGAAACCGTAGTAGCACTGGATGAACGTGGTGACCGCGACGAACAGGATCGCCTTCACCAGCGAATAGACCACGTCGCCCGGTACCAGGAATTGGTAGAAGTAGTGCTGATAGGTACCGCTGGCGGTGCCGCCGATCAGTTGCACGGTCAGCGAGCAGGAGATGTAGGCCATCGCCAGGCCCAGGCAGTACAGCGGGATGATGGCGATCATCGCGGCGAACATCCGGGTGCTGATCAGGTAGGGCAGCGGCCGGATCGCGATGGACTCCAGCGCGTCGATCTCCTCGGAGATCCGCATGGCGCCCAGCTGCGCGGTGAACCGGCAGCCCGCCTGCGCGGCGAACGCGATCGTGGCGAGCAGCGGGCCGATCTCCCGGGTGGTGGCGAACGCGGAGATCGCGCCGGTGATCGGGCTCAGGCCGAGCAGGTTCAGCGAGTTGTAACCCTGGATGCCGACGGTCATCCCGCCGAAAGCGCTGAGGATGACCACGACGCCGATCGTGCCGCCACCGACGACCAGGTTCCCGTTGCCCCAGGTGACATCCGAGAGCAGCCGCCACACTTCCTTCGGATAGTGCTTGAGCGCCAACGGAATCGAGCCGATCGAGCGCAACAGGAAGAACACCTGGTGGCCCAGTTTGGCGAGCAGGTTCGCCGGCGCCGACGCGCCCTTGCGAAGCTGTTGGAACGGCCGCAGCAGCGGGGGAACGTATGTCGACGACACTCAGACCACCTGTGACGGGAACAGTGCGTTGTACACCTGAGTGATTATCAGGTTCACGCCGAACAACATGATCGCCGAACTCACCACTGCCGAATTGACCGCGTTGGCCACGCCGCCCGGGCCGCCGCGGGCATTCAGTCCGTTGTCGCACGCGATGATCGCCGCGAGCAAACCGAATATCAGCGATTTCACCAGTGCGACAAGAAGATCACGCGTGACGGCGAACGAGGAGAACGTACCGATATATGAACCCGGCGTTCCGTTCTGCGCGAAAATATTGAAGATGTAACCGGTCAAGAAACCGACGAAGACGACGAAGCCGCAGAGCAGCACACTGACCAGCATGGCCGCGCCGAGGCGCGGAGCAACCAACCGGCGCATCGGGTCGACGCCCATCACCTTCATCGCGTCGATCTCTTCGCGGATGGTGCGCGAGCCGAGGTCGGCGCAGACCGCGGAGCCGACCGCGCCGGCGATCATCAGCGAGGTGACGAGGGGAGCGCCCTGCTGGATGATGCCGAGGCCGTTGGCCGCGCCGATGAAGGAGGTCGCGCCGACCTGCCCGGCGATCGAGCCGACCTGGATCGATACGATGACACCGATCGGAATGGCGACGAGCAGCGTGGGCGCCGCCGAGACGCTCGACATGAACGCGCACTGGCGGATGAACTCACGAAAAGGGAAGCGGCGACGGAAGATCGAGACGAAAAGTTCGGCAACCGCCGCGATCCCCATGGTGATCTGGCGACCGAAGGTTTCCAGCGAAGCCTTCGGATGGTCTGCCCAGTAACCCTTGGTCCAATCGACCGCATCACTCATCCGTGACCCTGTTGGTGGACTCTCGGTCGACTGCACTGGCTAACCCCTCTCGACGCCGGTTGGCTGCCCCGACGACTTGTTTGCTTGACGCACCTTACTACGTAGTAAGCCAGAACACACCACCCTCTTGTGATTGCAGTCATAGACCTCGGCCACAGTGCGCGTAACGCTATGACGTGGGACATCGACATTGGGGCATAGCCCAAACAGGCGGGCATCGACGTTGGCACAAGTGACAGGTCAAGCTGAGAAACGACGGCTCGGAACGGACCATCCGGGCAATTTATTCGGACAATATTCAGGCAAAATCCCTATCGATTCCGGAACCGTACGAAACGGACCGCACTACTACCGGAGTACAAACAGGAACCGAACAAAAGGATTTTCCATAGCGTGTCGCTATCGACGGCGATAAGAGACAAAAGGGAGGATTTGCCTGAAATAGGGTGGACCTCGGAGCATCCTGGACACCCTGCTGTAGATGACGCGCCCGGACAGAAATACTGACACGATGGGTGCGACAGATTGATATCGTGCGGGCTTCCGACGTCTGGAGGGACATGTTCAGCAAACTCGCCAAGGTGGCCAACGCCGCCTTCGCCGTAGCCCTGGGTGCGGCGCTGCTGGGGACGGGCGCGGGGGCCGCGCAGGCCGATCCCGGCCCACCGGTCGTGGGCGGCGGCTCCGGCATCATCATCTCCGACACGCCGGGAGCCCTCAGCGACCAGTTGTTCGAGTGCACCGTCACCACGGTCGGCCGCGACGGCGCGGGGCGCCTCGTCGGCTTCACCGCCGGGCACTGCGGCGAACCCGGATACGAGGTGTACGCCGAGGCCGACCGCGGCGCCGGCGTGATCGGCCGGTTCGTCTACTCCAACCACGACCTGGACTACGCCGTCCTGGAATTCAACGAGGACAAGATGATCCCGGTGAATCGGATCGGCAACGTCACCATCACCGGGCTCGGCGGACCCGCCCAGTTCCCGACGATCGTCTGCAAGGAAGGCCGGACCACCGGCAACACCTGCGGCATCAGCTGGGGCGACGTGTTCGGGTCGAACACCGAGACCTGGAGTCAGATGTGTGTCGTGGAGGGCGATTCCGGCGCGCCGGTCGTCGTCGGCTCCACGCTGGTCGGCATGGTCAACGCCTACCTCGCCGTCGCGTGCTTCGGCCCCGAGGTCGGCACCAACATGTCCACGATCACCGACGACGTCAACGCTCGCGGCGGCATCGGAGCGGGATTCCGGCCGATCTGAGATTTCGGCGAACGGCGCGGCGGCGCACCACTGCGACAGTGGTGCGCCGCCGTTTTTGTTGTACTGCCATCGTCGGCTGTACTGCCATGTCGCACTGCCACTTCGGGTCGGCGACCTTTACCGCGCGCCGAGCCATCCGTTAACTTCAGCAGGTGCCGGCACCGCACATCCATCGGGGGACACAGAAACCAATCCGATTGCGAATGCCATTTCGCAATAGCTCTACTTTGCTGTGCTGACCCCTGAGCCAGATACGTCGAACGAAGATCAGGGAAAAAATGAATATACGACGCAGCGTTACCGCCGGCATTCTGGTGCTGGCCACCACGATCACGATCACCGGCGGCTCCGTCGCGGTCGCGACCGCGACCCCGACCGGCCAGGTCGTCCAGAGCCGACTGCAGGCGGACCGATTCGAGATACCCACGCGACGTCTCGGCCCCTCCGCGGCGGCACAGCAATACGCCGAAGAGCGACTCGGCCCGGACGGCATCGCCGACATCCGGCAGGCCCACACCAGTGCCAATGCCGAACTCCGGCGAAATGCGGGACTGCCTGCGGCAGGGCTGCTGGTGGCAGCAGCCGCCTGGTGCGCCAGAGGCGCGCTGGGAAGCGTGGCGACCTCCGTGCTCGACGACATCGCCAACGGCGGACAGGGGACCAACTACGCCAGGAACGCCATCATCGGTTGCCTGGTAGGCGAATTCGGCGGCGTGGTCTGGAAGTTCATCAAGAACAAGGACCGGCTGATCGCGGTGGTGGCGGCGGTGCTCATCCGCTTCCCGAAGGGCTGACCAGCGACCGTCCGGGTCGGCGAGCGGTAACGAGCCGCCGGCCCGGCACGGTGTGGATACGATCGATCGAGATCAGCATCGAGGGCACGGGACGCCGTAGCGTGATCGGCAGGAAACAGGGGCGGCATGCTTCCATACGTGATTATTATCGGTTACAGCGCAGTGCTTTTCATGGTCGCACGTTCCGCGATCCAGGGCCATCGTGGACAAGGCCTGCGCGACACCCCTTTTCGCGAAGAGGTCTCCGATCGAGTATTGACCGATCCGGAACTCAGAGGCCGGGCGAACCGCACGATCCGAAACTACGGTCTCGCCGCTTCGGCAATGTGTATCCCGCCGATCATCGCGATGATCAATATCGTGCGACACGATATCGACCGGCATGTCTCCACACCCTTTCTGATTTTTCTCGCGATATACACCGCGGCGATCACCTGCGTGGCGCTCTACCCAGCCGTGCACATCCGAAAGATGTGACGCTCTCATTGCGGCGCTCGGTCGCCCGACTGCGGCGCTCGCTCGCTCGGCGCGAGAGCGGGTCCGGTGGCCGCGGCGCACTGCGGCAGGCAGTCCACGTTGTCCAGGGTCGGCGGGCGCCGCGGCGCGCGCAGCAGCACACCGGCGAGCACCGCGCCCGCGATCAGCAGGCCGACACAGATCCACATGGCCTTGGCGAAACCGTGGTCGAACGCGACGGGATCGCCCAGCGCACCGGAGATTCCGGCCAGGCCGGGCAGCGCGGCGACGGCGAGCAGTTGCGCGGTGCGCGCGACGGCGTTGTTCACCCCGGAGGCGATCCCCGCCTCGCTCGACGGCACCGCGCCGAGCACGGCGCCGGTCAGCGGGGCGACCAGCGCGGTGAGCCCGAGCCCGAAGACGAGCACGCCGGGCAGCACATCAATGAAATACGTGGTGTCCGGGCCGATTCGGAGGAGCAGTACCAGCCCACCCGCGGCGAGCAACGGACCGACCGTCATCGGCAGGCGCGGGCCGTGCACCTGGGCCCACCGGCCCGCACGCGCGGACAACAGCAGCATGACCAGCGTGACGGGCACGGTCGCGACACCCGACATCAGCGGTGAATACCCGGCCACCAGTTGCAGTTCCAGCACCAGCAGGAAGAACACGCCGCCGAGCGCGGCGTACACCGCGAGCGTGACCAGGTTGGCCGCGGTGAAGACGCGCGAGGCGAACAGCACCGGCGGCACCAGCGGATGGTCGCTGCGCAACTCGATCACCACGAACGCCGCGAGCAGCAGCAGCCCGCCGACGACGAGCAGGGGCATAGTGTCGATCAGTCCGAAGGTCAGCGCACCGAGGGCGAGCGCGACCACGAAGGCGCCCGGCACGTCCAACCGGGTGCCGGCGTTCGGATCACGGCTCTCCGGCACATGTTTCAGCGCGACGAGCACGACCACCACCGCGAGCGGCACATTGATGAAGAAGATCGAGCGCCAGCCCGCCACCTCGATCAGCCAACCGCCGAGGAACGGGCCGAGCGCGCCGGAGACGCCGCCGAACCCCGACCACAAACCGATCGCCGCGCCCTGATCACGCCGGTCGATCGACGAGGAGATCAGGGCGAGACTGCCCGGCGTCAGCATCGCACCGGCCACACCCTGCAGAATCCGCGCGAACACCAGCATCTCGATGTTCATCGCGGCACCGCACAGCACCGAGGCGAGCGCGAACCCGATGGTGCCCCAGACGAATACCTTGCGCCGGCCGAGCCGGTCGCCCAGCGAGCCGCCGAGCAGGATGAACGACGCCAAGGTCAGCGTGTAACCGTTCAGTGTCCACTGCAGGCCCGCGACGTCGGTGTCGAGTGATTCACCGATCCGGGGCAGCGCGATGTTCACGACGGTGGCGTCGAGCGAGGCCACCGACGAACCGAGGATCGTGCCGAGCAGAATCCAGCGCCCGGTGGACGATTTCAGCCGCGGAAGATCAG
This genomic stretch from Nocardia brasiliensis ATCC 700358 harbors:
- a CDS encoding MCE family protein; this encodes MSKLKTKFDNNRYFWLGIIGGALIVALLLASSAIKLLGVGEQSIKAEFVQAAGIKVGDRVAIAGVTSGRVDGAKLEGDHVLLTLSVDNGVKLGPDARASIKMATLLGARYVDLEPGDGTGLKGGRIPVSNTAVPYNLADVVQVGTPKFEALDTKKLSESLNLINQQMGDSPQLMAQALDSVGALAKVMDTRRDEVDSLLKDLNRVTQILGDNRNSVLLVITQGEAIANRVMERQGLLRQLLDNVAQLTKQLQAIGAENDNQLGPTIQQLNTMAEGLQKNKDNLDRLLSLMPPTVRYLANSWGGSGPYGDVGLPWLFPDNWLCFANAIEGCQG
- a CDS encoding MCE family protein — its product is MSIKKPLIGFGIFALVSILVTVVVWNTLARIVQGDTNTYSATFSDVLGLHTGDDVRMAGVRVGKVEKIELNRDPKSKKQVAKVTFVVQRDQTLFDDTKALVRYQNLIGQRYVALAPGKAPSPAQLKNNGSIPLERTEPSFDVSGLLNGFQPLFQALQPEQVNRLSETFIQALQGDGVSLSAFIVQAAQLATDFQRRDAILSDVIVNLSGVMSGLAKRGDELETLVTQTRALIGGLYEQGQSLQSSTVQIANATSSLVDMVGNIQPKLQTAQNSTSAALTLLLNNGAKLDQMAVDLPNIVSIGGKHTSEGGYANAYLCGLDVSLYGVLFPRGLFSQIGGTSHSAVCRP
- a CDS encoding MlaD family protein — protein: MIIDPSGRGPTMRQLLLAGVGGLVVFAIVLAFLMGRYTGYFVDKVNVVANLTTTGDGLPEKADVKFRGVLVGEVADVEVAAKGELQKVQIEMKPEFAKGVPSNVTARVVPSNLFAVTSVELVFNGPADQFLREGSVIEEDRSAGTLALQDTLTTVRNILDRIDPMQFGRVLGTLSQALDGSGRMPGSTVERFDRWLQSVDDSIPNLGVMLGDLSASMHALNQSAPELLDVLGTSVDTARTIADRRTDLVALITGTSSTVDTVNDLFARNGDVGKQVTAGTSDMFGAVAADPSAITNTILNLSEMVRRMDTTFTWGPQQQQRWNAGITLTPYKPYTVADCPRYGELAGPSCATAPAVNELPPLPDKLKPRALESAAGLPPVVPMPGLPLIPGVTMPNPATAAGPVAGEPRPFAGTPLEGLFPMLPGLLGGQPAPAPAPGPVPPAAAPAGAPKVGEISYQGDAAITQLLGRQPTTAEYLLLSSILKGGTMHVAQSEASR
- a CDS encoding ABC transporter permease produces the protein MSSTYVPPLLRPFQQLRKGASAPANLLAKLGHQVFFLLRSIGSIPLALKHYPKEVWRLLSDVTWGNGNLVVGGGTIGVVVILSAFGGMTVGIQGYNSLNLLGLSPITGAISAFATTREIGPLLATIAFAAQAGCRFTAQLGAMRISEEIDALESIAIRPLPYLISTRMFAAMIAIIPLYCLGLAMAYISCSLTVQLIGGTASGTYQHYFYQFLVPGDVVYSLVKAILFVAVTTFIQCYYGFFASGGPEGVGVAAGRAIKVCIIAVVFANLFMTLAIWGVTAGIRISG
- a CDS encoding ABC transporter permease, translated to MSDAVDWTKGYWADHPKASLETFGRQITMGIAAVAELFVSIFRRRFPFREFIRQCAFMSSVSAAPTLLVAIPIGVIVSIQVGSIAGQVGATSFIGAANGLGIIQQGAPLVTSLMIAGAVGSAVCADLGSRTIREEIDAMKVMGVDPMRRLVAPRLGAAMLVSVLLCGFVVFVGFLTGYIFNIFAQNGTPGSYIGTFSSFAVTRDLLVALVKSLIFGLLAAIIACDNGLNARGGPGGVANAVNSAVVSSAIMLFGVNLIITQVYNALFPSQVV
- a CDS encoding MFS transporter, whose product is MSTTDLPRLKSSTGRWILLGTILGSSVASLDATVVNIALPRIGESLDTDVAGLQWTLNGYTLTLASFILLGGSLGDRLGRRKVFVWGTIGFALASVLCGAAMNIEMLVFARILQGVAGAMLTPGSLALISSSIDRRDQGAAIGLWSGFGGVSGALGPFLGGWLIEVAGWRSIFFINVPLAVVVVLVALKHVPESRDPNAGTRLDVPGAFVVALALGALTFGLIDTMPLLVVGGLLLLAAFVVIELRSDHPLVPPVLFASRVFTAANLVTLAVYAALGGVFFLLVLELQLVAGYSPLMSGVATVPVTLVMLLLSARAGRWAQVHGPRLPMTVGPLLAAGGLVLLLRIGPDTTYFIDVLPGVLVFGLGLTALVAPLTGAVLGAVPSSEAGIASGVNNAVARTAQLLAVAALPGLAGISGALGDPVAFDHGFAKAMWICVGLLIAGAVLAGVLLRAPRRPPTLDNVDCLPQCAAATGPALAPSERAPQSGDRAPQ